A portion of the Stella humosa genome contains these proteins:
- a CDS encoding branched-chain amino acid ABC transporter permease — translation MEAFLHQVLSGLATGGIYAIVALALVMIYQATHLVNFAQGEMAMFSTYLAWSMIDAGMSYWLAFACTVVLSFLLGIAIERIVIRPVGKAPVLAVVIVFIGLLVILNSVAGWIYTYTIKSFPSPFPSRTILGGYMSAHELGVMAVTLGVLALLFVFFRYTPLGLAMRAAAQNPVSSRLVGIRVGWMLALGWGLAAAIGAIAGMMVAPIVFLDPNMMAGILLYGFAGALLGGIDNPAGAVAGGFAVGVLENISGAYLVGTELKLTVALILIIGVLVIRPSGLFGRVLVNRV, via the coding sequence ATGGAAGCCTTCCTGCACCAGGTGCTGTCGGGGCTGGCGACCGGGGGCATCTATGCCATCGTCGCCCTGGCGCTGGTGATGATCTACCAGGCGACGCACCTGGTGAACTTCGCCCAGGGCGAGATGGCGATGTTCTCGACCTACCTCGCCTGGTCGATGATCGACGCCGGCATGTCCTACTGGCTGGCCTTCGCCTGCACGGTCGTCCTGTCCTTCCTGCTCGGCATCGCCATCGAGCGCATCGTCATCCGGCCGGTCGGCAAGGCACCGGTGCTGGCGGTGGTGATCGTCTTCATCGGCCTGCTGGTGATCCTCAACAGCGTTGCCGGCTGGATCTACACCTACACGATCAAGAGCTTCCCCAGCCCCTTCCCCAGCCGCACGATCCTGGGCGGCTACATGTCGGCGCACGAGCTGGGGGTGATGGCGGTGACGCTGGGCGTGCTGGCCCTGCTGTTCGTCTTCTTCCGCTACACGCCCCTGGGCCTGGCGATGCGGGCAGCCGCCCAGAACCCCGTGTCGAGCCGGCTGGTCGGCATCCGTGTCGGCTGGATGCTGGCGCTGGGCTGGGGCCTGGCAGCCGCCATCGGGGCCATCGCCGGGATGATGGTGGCGCCGATCGTCTTCCTCGACCCCAACATGATGGCCGGCATCCTGCTCTACGGCTTCGCCGGGGCGCTGCTGGGGGGCATCGACAACCCGGCCGGCGCGGTCGCCGGCGGCTTCGCGGTGGGGGTGCTGGAAAACATCTCGGGCGCCTACCTGGTCGGCACCGAGCTGAAGCTGACGGTGGCGCTCATCCTCATCATCGGCGTGCTGGTCATCCGCCCATCCGGCCTGTTCGGCCGGGTGCTGGTGAACCGGGTCTAG
- a CDS encoding ABC transporter ATP-binding protein gives MTQILEVKGLVAGYGASPILHGLDFSVPAGGVATILGANGAGKTTTLRAVSGLIRPAGEVRFAGERIDRLSTEDIARRGIAHVPDGRGTFVHLSVEENLRLGAYTRRDPAGVARDFERVFALFPVLQQRRRQQAGTLSGGEQQMLAISRALMLRPKLLLMDEPSFGLAPLIVREIFRIMRMVNEEEGVAILLVEQNASLALELASRAYLLETGRLVVSGSADELRADDAVRRSYLGY, from the coding sequence ATGACCCAGATCCTGGAAGTGAAGGGCCTGGTCGCCGGCTACGGCGCGTCGCCCATCCTCCACGGGCTGGATTTCTCCGTGCCGGCCGGCGGCGTCGCCACCATCCTGGGGGCCAACGGCGCCGGCAAGACGACGACGCTGCGCGCCGTCTCCGGCCTGATCCGGCCGGCGGGCGAGGTGCGCTTCGCGGGCGAGCGCATCGACCGGCTGTCGACCGAGGACATCGCGCGCCGCGGCATTGCCCATGTACCCGACGGCCGCGGCACCTTCGTCCATCTGTCGGTCGAGGAGAACCTGCGGCTTGGTGCCTACACCCGCCGCGACCCGGCCGGGGTGGCACGCGACTTCGAGCGCGTCTTCGCGCTGTTCCCGGTGCTGCAACAGCGCCGCCGCCAGCAGGCGGGCACGCTGTCGGGCGGCGAGCAGCAGATGCTGGCGATATCCCGCGCGCTGATGCTGCGGCCCAAACTGCTTTTGATGGACGAGCCGTCCTTCGGCCTGGCGCCGCTCATCGTGCGCGAGATCTTCCGCATCATGCGCATGGTGAACGAGGAGGAAGGGGTGGCGATCTTGCTGGTGGAGCAGAACGCCAGCCTAGCGCTGGAGCTGGCGAGCCGGGCCTACCTGCTGGAGACCGGGCGCCTCGTCGTCTCCGGCTCGGCGGACGAGCTGCGCGCGGACGATGCCGTCCGCCGTTCCTATCTCGGCTACTGA
- a CDS encoding ABC transporter ATP-binding protein, which yields MATKGESLLSVRDLSIRFGGIVALDRVGFSVAEGSIAGLIGPNGAGKTTLFNCLSRLYRPSEGAILFEGRPILDAPRHRIAALGIGRTFQNLALFRSMSVLDNVRVGGHCRMGAGFLAHALALPAVRREEAALLEQAHRLIDLLDLGAVAGVPVAALPFGTQKRVELARALITQPKLLLLDEPAGGLNHEEVDQLRSRIRDIRDRLGVTVLLVEHHMNLVMTVSDQVVALDFGRVIADGTPAEVQGDDAVIRAYLGAPAA from the coding sequence ATGGCGACGAAGGGCGAGTCCCTTCTCAGCGTGCGCGACCTGTCGATCCGCTTCGGGGGCATCGTCGCCCTCGACCGGGTCGGTTTCTCCGTGGCCGAAGGCAGCATCGCCGGGCTGATCGGGCCCAACGGCGCCGGCAAGACCACCCTTTTCAACTGCCTCAGCCGGCTCTATCGCCCGAGCGAGGGCGCCATCCTGTTCGAGGGCCGGCCGATCCTGGACGCGCCGCGCCACCGCATTGCGGCACTCGGCATCGGGCGCACCTTCCAGAACCTGGCCCTCTTCCGCTCCATGTCGGTGCTGGACAATGTCCGCGTCGGCGGCCATTGCCGCATGGGGGCGGGGTTCCTGGCCCATGCGCTGGCCCTGCCGGCGGTGCGGCGCGAGGAGGCGGCCCTGCTGGAGCAGGCCCACCGGCTGATCGACCTGCTAGACCTGGGCGCGGTCGCGGGCGTACCGGTGGCAGCATTGCCGTTCGGCACGCAGAAGCGGGTGGAACTGGCGCGCGCGCTGATCACCCAACCCAAGCTGCTGCTGCTGGACGAGCCGGCGGGCGGCCTCAACCATGAGGAGGTCGACCAGCTCCGCAGCCGCATCCGCGACATCCGCGACCGGCTGGGCGTCACCGTGCTGCTGGTCGAGCACCACATGAACTTGGTGATGACTGTCTCGGACCAGGTGGTGGCGCTCGATTTCGGCCGCGTCATCGCCGACGGCACCCCGGCCGAGGTGCAGGGCGACGATGCCGTCATCCGGGCTTATCTGGGGGCGCCGGCCGCATGA